One region of Epilithonimonas zeae genomic DNA includes:
- the ribA gene encoding GTP cyclohydrolase II: MLNIQAQANVPTEFGKFKMMAFSEDDKNWMPHMALIAENTDLEKPVNVRIHSECITGEVFHSQKCECGQQLNSAMQYMQENGGIIIYLRQEGRNIGIINKLKAYALQEKGFDTVQANLELGLPADDRDFGIAIEMLEKIGIKSLNLMTNNPEKIQIIKDSTINFNSRIPLQIKSNESSASYLKTKKDFFGHLLDDEN, translated from the coding sequence ATGTTAAATATACAAGCACAAGCGAATGTTCCTACAGAATTTGGGAAGTTCAAAATGATGGCTTTTTCCGAGGACGATAAAAACTGGATGCCACATATGGCTCTTATTGCTGAAAATACAGATCTAGAAAAACCTGTTAATGTTAGAATTCATTCTGAGTGTATCACTGGCGAGGTTTTTCATTCTCAAAAATGTGAATGTGGGCAGCAGCTCAATTCTGCAATGCAATATATGCAGGAAAACGGAGGAATAATTATCTATCTAAGGCAGGAAGGCAGAAACATTGGAATCATTAATAAACTAAAAGCTTATGCACTTCAGGAAAAAGGTTTTGATACTGTTCAGGCTAATTTGGAATTAGGACTACCGGCAGATGACAGAGATTTTGGAATTGCTATAGAAATGCTTGAAAAAATCGGAATCAAATCTTTGAATCTGATGACTAATAATCCGGAGAAAATTCAGATTATAAAAGATAGTACAATCAATTTCAACTCCAGAATTCCACTTCAAATCAAATCGAATGAATCCAGCGCTTCATATTTAAAGACCAAAAAAGATTTCTTCGGACACCTTTTAGATGACGAAAATTAA
- the panD gene encoding aspartate 1-decarboxylase — translation MFIEVFKSKIHRVRVTASDLDYIGSITIDEDLIEAAGLIVGERVYIVNVNNGERFDTYVIKGKRKSGEICLNGPAARKVQKGDIIIIIAYAQMSPEEAKDFQPKIVFPDEKTNLLT, via the coding sequence ATGTTTATCGAAGTTTTTAAATCGAAAATTCACAGAGTCCGTGTCACAGCTTCGGACCTTGATTATATTGGAAGTATCACTATTGATGAAGACCTAATAGAAGCGGCAGGTTTGATTGTGGGCGAGAGAGTTTACATCGTGAATGTGAATAACGGCGAGCGCTTTGACACGTATGTGATTAAAGGAAAAAGAAAATCTGGCGAAATCTGTCTGAATGGACCAGCTGCAAGAAAAGTTCAAAAAGGTGACATTATTATCATCATTGCTTATGCACAAATGAGTCCTGAGGAAGCTAAAGATTTTCAACCAAAAATCGTTTTTCCAGACGAAAAGACCAATCTTCTAACATAA
- a CDS encoding chitosanase yields the protein MKSFFKLLTTIFIINVAGSCSTSSAASEELHGDSLSDTYAYLTPEAIVYASSISNLVSTFPKFRNDAVNREVGVLKNSLTDYLTAIRNFNQSDKHRSLEGFEKAYKKIQKLRKFLITDDDEVLNRYMVKIKTNMNLLEASLNKSTETTSMSSN from the coding sequence ATGAAAAGTTTTTTTAAACTTTTAACGACAATATTCATTATCAATGTTGCTGGTTCTTGTTCTACAAGTTCAGCGGCGTCAGAAGAATTGCATGGTGATTCTTTATCAGACACCTATGCCTATCTTACTCCTGAAGCAATTGTTTATGCTTCTTCAATTTCAAATCTAGTTTCCACTTTTCCAAAATTCAGAAACGATGCCGTAAACAGAGAAGTTGGAGTTTTGAAAAATTCTCTTACAGATTACTTAACGGCAATTCGCAATTTTAATCAATCTGATAAGCACAGATCATTGGAAGGATTTGAAAAAGCGTACAAAAAAATTCAGAAACTTAGAAAATTTTTGATTACAGACGATGACGAAGTTCTGAACAGATATATGGTTAAAATAAAAACCAATATGAATCTCTTGGAAGCTTCTCTCAACAAAAGTACGGAGACTACTTCTATGTCATCCAATTAA
- a CDS encoding HU family DNA-binding protein, whose product MNKSELIDAIAKDAEITKAAAKKALESFVANVTETLKKKDGKVSLVGFGTFSVSERAARQGINPATKKPIQIAAKTVAKFKAGADLATAVAGPAKGKKK is encoded by the coding sequence ATGAACAAGTCTGAATTAATCGACGCTATCGCGAAGGATGCAGAAATCACAAAAGCTGCTGCAAAAAAAGCTTTGGAATCTTTTGTTGCTAATGTAACAGAAACGCTTAAGAAAAAAGATGGTAAAGTATCTCTAGTAGGTTTTGGAACTTTCTCTGTGTCTGAAAGAGCTGCTAGACAAGGTATCAATCCTGCAACTAAAAAACCAATCCAAATTGCAGCAAAAACAGTTGCTAAATTTAAAGCTGGTGCTGATTTGGCTACTGCGGTTGCTGGTCCTGCAAAAGGAAAGAAAAAATAA